One window of the Klebsiella sp. WP3-W18-ESBL-02 genome contains the following:
- the ecnB gene encoding lipoprotein toxin entericidin B: MVKKAIAAFFTVLALSSVLTACNTTRGIGQDISDGGSAISGAATKAQQ; the protein is encoded by the coding sequence ATGGTGAAAAAAGCGATTGCAGCGTTTTTTACAGTTCTGGCGCTTTCCTCTGTACTCACGGCCTGTAATACCACACGCGGTATTGGGCAGGATATTTCGGACGGCGGTAGCGCGATTTCAGGGGCAGCGACGAAAGCGCAGCAATAA
- the efp gene encoding elongation factor P, giving the protein MATYYSNDFRAGLKIMMDGEPYAVEASEFVKPGKGQAFARVKLRRLLTGTRVEKTFKSTDSAEGADVVDMNLTYLYNDGEFWHFMNNETFEQLSADAKAIGDNAKWLLDQAECIVTLWNGQPIAVTPPNFVELEIVETDPGLKGDTAGTGGKPATLSTGAVVKVPLFVQIGEVIKVDTRSGEYVSRVK; this is encoded by the coding sequence ATGGCGACTTACTATAGCAACGATTTTCGTGCTGGTCTTAAAATCATGATGGACGGCGAACCGTACGCGGTTGAAGCCAGTGAATTCGTTAAACCGGGTAAAGGTCAGGCATTCGCACGCGTTAAGCTGCGCCGCCTGCTGACCGGCACTCGCGTAGAGAAAACCTTCAAGTCTACTGACTCCGCTGAAGGCGCTGACGTAGTGGATATGAACCTGACTTACCTGTACAACGATGGTGAGTTCTGGCACTTCATGAACAACGAAACCTTCGAACAGCTGTCTGCTGATGCGAAAGCGATCGGTGACAACGCGAAATGGCTGCTGGATCAGGCTGAGTGCATCGTCACCCTGTGGAACGGCCAGCCGATCGCCGTGACCCCGCCGAACTTCGTTGAGCTGGAAATCGTGGAAACCGATCCAGGTCTGAAAGGCGACACCGCAGGTACTGGCGGCAAGCCGGCAACCCTGTCCACTGGCGCTGTGGTTAAAGTTCCGCTGTTCGTTCAGATTGGCGAAGTGATCAAAGTGGATACTCGCTCCGGCGAATACGTATCCCGCGTGAAATAA
- the epmB gene encoding EF-P beta-lysylation protein EpmB, producing the protein MAHIVTLNTPSREDWLMQLADVLTDPDELFRLLNIDADENLLAGRDAKRLFALRVPRAFVARMEKGNPNDPLLRQVLTSQEEFIAAPGFSTDPLEEQHSVVPGLLHKYHNRALLLVKGGCAVNCRYCFRRHFPYAENQGNKRNWQAALDYVSAHPELDEIIFSGGDPLMAKDHELDWLLSQLESIPHIKRLRIHSRLPIVIPARITDTLVARFEQSSLQILLVNHINHANEIDATFCQAMSRLRRAGVTLLNQSVLLRGVNDNAQTLANLSNALFDAGVMPYYLHVLDKVQGAAHFLVSDDEAREIMRELLTLVSGYMVPKLAREIGGEPSKTPLDLQLRQR; encoded by the coding sequence ATGGCGCATATTGTAACCCTAAATACCCCATCCAGAGAAGATTGGTTGATGCAACTTGCCGATGTTCTCACCGATCCGGATGAACTATTCCGTCTGTTGAATATAGACGCCGATGAAAATTTGCTCGCTGGCCGTGACGCTAAGCGCCTTTTCGCCCTGCGCGTCCCGCGCGCATTCGTGGCGCGAATGGAGAAAGGCAACCCGAACGATCCTCTTTTACGTCAGGTACTTACCTCGCAGGAAGAGTTTATCGCTGCACCGGGATTCTCCACCGATCCGCTGGAAGAACAGCACAGCGTTGTGCCCGGTTTACTGCACAAGTACCACAACCGCGCGCTGCTGCTGGTGAAAGGCGGCTGTGCGGTAAATTGTCGCTATTGTTTCCGCCGCCACTTCCCGTATGCCGAAAACCAGGGCAATAAGCGTAACTGGCAGGCGGCGCTCGACTACGTAAGCGCACATCCGGAGCTCGATGAAATCATCTTCTCCGGCGGCGACCCGCTGATGGCCAAAGACCACGAACTGGACTGGCTGCTTAGCCAGTTGGAGTCTATCCCGCACATTAAGCGCCTGCGCATCCACAGCCGTTTGCCGATCGTTATCCCAGCTCGCATTACCGATACGCTGGTCGCTCGCTTCGAGCAATCCTCACTGCAAATTCTGCTGGTGAACCACATCAATCACGCCAATGAGATTGACGCAACGTTTTGCCAGGCGATGTCACGCCTGCGCCGCGCTGGCGTCACGCTGCTCAACCAGAGCGTGCTGCTGCGCGGCGTGAACGATAATGCGCAAACGCTGGCGAACCTTAGCAACGCGCTGTTTGATGCCGGCGTCATGCCGTATTACCTGCACGTGCTGGATAAAGTTCAGGGCGCGGCCCACTTCCTCGTCAGCGACGATGAGGCGCGGGAAATTATGCGGGAACTGTTGACGCTGGTATCCGGCTATATGGTGCCGAAGCTGGCGCGTGAAATCGGCGGGGAACCGAGTAAGACGCCGCTGGATCTTCAGCTGCGTCAACGGTAA
- a CDS encoding DUF4156 domain-containing protein has product MQVKYLAGIVGAALLLAGCSSTTELTASGQNVRFVEDKPGAECQLLGTANGAQSNWLSGQQGAEGGSMRGAANALRNHAAEMGGNVIYGVSSPTQGMLSSFVPTDSEMNGQVYKCPN; this is encoded by the coding sequence ATGCAGGTAAAATATTTAGCAGGGATTGTCGGCGCAGCGCTGCTGCTTGCGGGCTGTAGCTCTACGACCGAGCTGACCGCATCGGGGCAGAATGTTCGCTTTGTTGAAGACAAACCGGGCGCTGAGTGCCAGCTGTTGGGGACGGCTAACGGCGCGCAGAGCAACTGGCTTTCCGGCCAGCAGGGCGCCGAAGGCGGCTCCATGCGCGGTGCGGCCAATGCACTGCGTAACCACGCGGCCGAAATGGGCGGCAACGTCATTTACGGCGTCAGCAGCCCAACGCAGGGTATGCTCTCGAGCTTTGTGCCGACCGACAGCGAAATGAACGGCCAGGTTTATAAATGCCCGAACTGA
- the groL gene encoding chaperonin GroEL (60 kDa chaperone family; promotes refolding of misfolded polypeptides especially under stressful conditions; forms two stacked rings of heptamers to form a barrel-shaped 14mer; ends can be capped by GroES; misfolded proteins enter the barrel where they are refolded when GroES binds), whose translation MAAKDVKFGNDARVKMLRGVNVLADAVKVTLGPKGRNVVLDKSFGAPTITKDGVSVAREIELEDKFENMGAQMVKEVASKANDAAGDGTTTATVLAQSIITEGLKAVAAGMNPMDLKRGIDKAVAAAVEELKALSVPCSDSKAIAQVGTISANSDETVGKLIAEAMDKVGKEGVITVEDGTGLEDELDVVEGMQFDRGYLSPYFINKPETGAVELESPFILLADKKVSNIREMLPVLEAVAKAGKPLVIIAEDVEGEALATLVVNTMRGIVKVAAVKAPGFGDRRKAMLQDIATLTGGTVISEEIGMELEKATLEDLGQAKRVVINKDTTTIIDGVGEEAAIQGRVAQIRKQIEEATSDYDREKLQERVAKLAGGVAVIKVGAATEVEMKEKKARVDDALHATRAAVEEGVVAGGGVALVRVAAKLSGLTAQNEDQNVGIKVALRAMEAPLRQIVLNAGEEPSVVANAVKAGEGNYGYNAATEEYGNMIDFGILDPTKVTRSALQYAASVAGLMITTECMVTDLPKGDAPDLGAAGGMGGMGGMGGMM comes from the coding sequence ATGGCAGCTAAAGACGTAAAATTTGGTAACGACGCACGTGTAAAAATGCTGCGCGGCGTTAACGTACTGGCAGATGCAGTTAAAGTGACCCTGGGCCCGAAAGGCCGTAACGTTGTTCTGGACAAATCCTTCGGCGCGCCGACCATCACGAAAGACGGCGTATCCGTAGCACGTGAAATCGAGCTGGAAGACAAGTTCGAAAACATGGGCGCACAGATGGTGAAAGAAGTTGCCTCTAAAGCGAACGACGCTGCAGGCGACGGTACCACCACCGCAACCGTACTGGCTCAGTCCATCATCACTGAAGGTCTGAAAGCCGTTGCTGCGGGCATGAACCCGATGGATCTGAAACGTGGTATCGACAAAGCTGTCGCTGCTGCCGTTGAAGAACTGAAAGCGCTGTCCGTACCGTGCTCCGACTCTAAAGCGATTGCTCAGGTTGGTACCATTTCCGCTAACTCCGACGAAACCGTAGGTAAACTGATCGCTGAAGCGATGGACAAAGTCGGTAAAGAAGGCGTGATCACCGTTGAAGACGGTACCGGTCTGGAAGACGAACTGGACGTGGTTGAAGGTATGCAGTTCGACCGTGGCTACCTGTCCCCGTACTTCATCAACAAGCCGGAAACCGGTGCTGTTGAGCTGGAAAGCCCGTTCATCCTGCTGGCGGACAAAAAAGTATCTAACATCCGCGAAATGCTGCCGGTTCTGGAAGCCGTTGCGAAAGCAGGCAAACCGCTGGTTATTATCGCTGAAGACGTTGAAGGCGAAGCGCTGGCTACTCTGGTGGTCAACACCATGCGTGGTATCGTGAAAGTCGCTGCTGTTAAAGCTCCTGGCTTCGGCGACCGTCGTAAAGCGATGCTGCAGGATATCGCTACCCTGACCGGCGGTACCGTTATCTCTGAAGAGATCGGTATGGAGCTGGAAAAAGCGACCCTGGAAGACCTGGGCCAGGCTAAACGCGTTGTGATCAACAAAGACACCACCACCATCATCGATGGCGTGGGTGAAGAAGCGGCAATTCAGGGCCGTGTTGCTCAGATCCGCAAACAGATTGAAGAAGCCACTTCTGACTACGACCGCGAAAAACTGCAGGAACGCGTAGCGAAACTGGCTGGCGGCGTTGCCGTTATCAAAGTCGGTGCTGCTACCGAAGTTGAAATGAAAGAGAAAAAAGCACGCGTTGACGATGCCCTGCACGCGACCCGTGCTGCGGTAGAAGAAGGTGTGGTTGCCGGTGGTGGTGTTGCCCTGGTTCGCGTTGCAGCGAAACTGTCTGGCCTGACCGCTCAGAACGAAGATCAGAACGTCGGTATCAAAGTTGCGCTGCGCGCAATGGAAGCACCGCTGCGTCAGATCGTCCTGAACGCCGGTGAAGAACCGTCTGTTGTGGCTAACGCGGTGAAAGCCGGTGAAGGTAACTACGGTTACAACGCGGCGACCGAAGAATACGGCAACATGATCGACTTCGGTATCCTGGACCCAACCAAAGTGACCCGTTCTGCTCTGCAGTACGCGGCTTCCGTTGCGGGCCTGATGATCACCACCGAGTGCATGGTGACCGACCTGCCGAAAGGCGACGCGCCTGATTTAGGTGCTGCTGGCGGTATGGGCGGCATGGGCGGTATGGGCGGCATGATGTAA
- a CDS encoding co-chaperone GroES, translating to MSIRPLHDRVIVKRKEVETKSAGGIVLTGSAAAKSTRGEIIAVGKGRILENGTVQPLDVKVGDIVIFNDGYGVKSEKIDNEEVLIMSESDILAIVEA from the coding sequence ATGAGTATTCGTCCGTTACATGATCGTGTGATCGTCAAACGCAAAGAAGTTGAAACTAAATCTGCTGGCGGCATCGTCCTGACCGGTTCTGCGGCAGCAAAATCAACTCGTGGCGAAATCATCGCTGTCGGTAAGGGCCGCATCCTGGAAAACGGGACCGTGCAGCCGCTGGACGTTAAAGTTGGTGACATCGTGATTTTCAACGATGGCTACGGCGTTAAATCTGAGAAGATCGACAATGAAGAAGTGTTGATCATGTCTGAAAGCGACATCCTGGCAATTGTTGAAGCGTAA
- the yjeH gene encoding L-methionine/branched-chain amino acid transporter: MSGLKQELGLAQGVGLLSTSLLGTGVFAVPALGAIVAGDNSLWAWPALIVLVFPVAIVFALLGRHYPSAGGVAHFVEQAFGPRLARVTGWLFLSVIPVGLPAALHIASGFTQALFGWHGWQLLMAEMATLAVIWWLGLRGASSSANLQTLVAVLIVALLAAVWVYGDIAVKEIPFPALADIEMSPLFAALSVMFWCFVGLEAFAHMASEFRHPERDFPRALLIGLLLAGMVYWACTVLVLHFHAYGAANTAAASLPTIVVQLFGVKALWVASVVGFLACFASTNIYIQSFARLVWSQAQHKPDSFLARLSPGLVPRNALSVVIGSCMVSTLASYWLNINLDALIIYANGIFIMIYLLCMLAGCRLLAGRYRALSMIGVALCLLLLAMVGWKSLYAVVMLAALWMLLPKRRG; encoded by the coding sequence ATGTCAGGTCTGAAACAGGAGCTGGGGCTGGCTCAGGGCGTTGGGTTATTGTCGACATCGCTGCTGGGCACCGGCGTATTTGCCGTTCCGGCGCTGGGTGCGATTGTTGCCGGAGATAACAGTCTGTGGGCCTGGCCAGCGCTGATCGTGCTGGTTTTCCCGGTCGCGATTGTCTTCGCGCTGTTGGGAAGACACTACCCCAGCGCGGGCGGCGTGGCACACTTTGTAGAGCAGGCCTTTGGCCCAAGACTGGCGCGCGTCACCGGTTGGCTCTTTCTCTCCGTCATTCCGGTGGGCCTGCCCGCTGCGTTACATATTGCCTCTGGTTTTACCCAGGCGCTGTTCGGCTGGCACGGCTGGCAGCTGCTCATGGCCGAGATGGCGACCCTCGCCGTCATCTGGTGGCTGGGCCTGCGCGGCGCCAGCTCGAGCGCTAACTTACAAACCCTGGTCGCGGTGCTGATCGTCGCCCTGCTGGCCGCCGTTTGGGTGTACGGCGATATCGCCGTGAAGGAAATTCCCTTCCCGGCGCTGGCAGATATCGAAATGTCGCCACTTTTCGCGGCGCTTTCCGTCATGTTCTGGTGTTTTGTCGGCCTGGAGGCGTTCGCCCACATGGCGTCTGAGTTTCGCCACCCGGAACGCGATTTTCCCCGCGCGCTGTTGATTGGGCTGCTATTGGCGGGCATGGTTTACTGGGCCTGTACGGTGCTGGTGCTGCATTTTCACGCCTACGGTGCCGCCAACACCGCCGCCGCGTCGCTGCCAACCATCGTAGTACAGCTGTTCGGCGTGAAGGCGCTGTGGGTTGCCAGTGTGGTTGGTTTCCTCGCCTGTTTTGCCAGCACCAACATCTACATTCAAAGCTTTGCCCGGCTGGTGTGGTCGCAGGCGCAGCATAAACCCGATAGCTTCCTGGCGCGGCTTTCGCCGGGGCTGGTACCGCGCAACGCGCTCAGCGTGGTCATCGGCAGCTGCATGGTCAGCACGCTGGCCAGCTACTGGCTGAACATCAATCTGGATGCGCTCATCATCTATGCCAACGGCATTTTTATCATGATTTATCTGCTGTGCATGCTGGCGGGTTGCCGGCTGCTGGCAGGCCGCTACCGGGCGCTCTCGATGATTGGCGTGGCGCTATGCCTGCTGCTGTTGGCGATGGTGGGATGGAAAAGTCTGTACGCGGTAGTCATGCTGGCCGCACTGTGGATGCTGCTGCCAAAAAGGCGTGGGTAG
- a CDS encoding FxsA family protein yields MRWIPLIAIFLYVYIEISIFIQVAHVFGVLMTLILVIFTSVIGMSLVRNQGFKNLMLMQEKMQAGESPAAEMIKSVSLILAGLLLLLPGFFTDFLGLVLLLPPVQKHLTVKLMPHLHFGRMPGGGFGGGTTSGQTFDGEYQRKDERPDQLDHKDDNRP; encoded by the coding sequence GTGCGCTGGATACCGTTAATTGCCATATTTCTCTATGTTTACATTGAGATATCCATTTTTATCCAGGTCGCCCATGTGTTTGGCGTCCTGATGACGTTGATTCTGGTTATTTTTACTTCCGTGATCGGCATGTCGCTGGTGCGTAACCAGGGCTTCAAAAACCTGATGCTGATGCAGGAAAAAATGCAGGCGGGTGAAAGCCCGGCGGCTGAGATGATTAAAAGCGTATCGTTGATCCTCGCCGGCCTGCTGCTGCTGTTGCCGGGGTTCTTTACCGATTTCCTGGGTCTGGTGCTGTTGCTGCCGCCGGTGCAGAAGCATCTGACCGTGAAGCTGATGCCGCACCTGCACTTTGGGCGCATGCCGGGGGGCGGTTTTGGCGGCGGGACAACCAGCGGCCAGACCTTCGACGGTGAGTATCAGCGTAAGGACGAACGCCCTGACCAACTGGATCATAAAGACGATAATCGCCCGTAA
- the aspA gene encoding aspartate ammonia-lyase: MLNNIRIEEDLLGTREVPADAYYGVHTLRAIENFYISNSKISDIPEFVRGMVMVKKAATLANKELQTIPKGVANAIIAACDEVLNNGKCMDQFPVDVYQGGAGTSVNMNTNEVLANIGLELMGHQKGEYQYLNPNDHVNKCQSTNDAYPTGFRIAVYTSIVKLVDAIHQLGEGFQRKAAEFQDVLKMGRTQLQDAVPMTLGQEFHAFNVLLNEETKNLLRTAELLLEVNLGATAIGTRLNTPDGYQQLAVQKLAEVSNLAVVPAEDLIEATSDCGAYVMVHSSLKRLAVKMSKICNDLRLLSSGPRAGLNEINLPELQAGSSIMPAKVNPVVPEVVNQVCFKVIGNDTTVTMASEAGQLQLNVMEPVIGQALFESIHILTNACYNLLEKCIDGITANKEVCESYVYNSIGIVTYLNPFIGHHNGDIVGKICAETGKSVREVVLERGLLTEAELDDIFSPQNLMHPAYKAKRYTDESEQ; encoded by the coding sequence ATGCTAAACAACATTCGTATCGAAGAAGATCTGTTGGGTACCAGGGAAGTTCCTGCTGACGCTTACTACGGCGTTCATACTCTGAGAGCGATTGAAAACTTTTACATTAGTAACAGTAAAATCAGCGACATCCCAGAGTTCGTACGTGGGATGGTGATGGTGAAGAAAGCAGCGACCCTGGCGAACAAAGAATTACAAACCATTCCTAAAGGCGTAGCCAACGCCATCATTGCAGCCTGCGATGAAGTTCTGAATAACGGCAAGTGCATGGATCAGTTCCCGGTAGACGTCTACCAGGGCGGTGCGGGTACCTCCGTAAACATGAACACCAACGAAGTGCTGGCAAACATCGGTCTGGAGCTGATGGGCCACCAGAAAGGTGAATACCAGTACCTGAACCCGAACGACCACGTTAATAAATGCCAGTCCACCAACGATGCTTACCCAACCGGTTTCCGCATCGCGGTTTACACCTCTATCGTTAAGCTGGTTGATGCTATCCACCAGCTGGGCGAAGGCTTCCAGCGTAAAGCGGCTGAATTCCAGGACGTGCTGAAAATGGGTCGCACCCAGCTGCAGGACGCAGTGCCAATGACCCTGGGCCAGGAATTCCATGCCTTTAACGTGCTGCTCAATGAAGAAACCAAAAACCTGCTGCGTACTGCGGAGCTGTTGCTGGAAGTGAACCTCGGCGCAACCGCAATCGGTACTCGCCTGAACACCCCGGATGGCTACCAGCAGCTGGCGGTGCAGAAACTGGCGGAAGTCAGCAATCTGGCCGTCGTCCCGGCGGAAGACCTGATTGAAGCCACCTCTGACTGTGGCGCGTACGTAATGGTTCACAGCTCGCTGAAACGCCTGGCGGTGAAAATGTCGAAGATCTGTAACGACCTTCGCCTGCTCTCCTCAGGCCCGCGCGCTGGCCTGAATGAAATCAACCTGCCGGAACTGCAGGCAGGGTCCTCCATCATGCCGGCAAAAGTTAACCCGGTCGTACCGGAAGTGGTTAACCAGGTGTGCTTCAAGGTCATCGGCAACGATACCACCGTCACCATGGCCTCCGAAGCCGGTCAGCTGCAGCTGAACGTGATGGAACCGGTCATTGGTCAGGCGCTGTTTGAGTCTATCCATATCCTGACCAACGCCTGCTACAACCTGCTGGAAAAATGCATCGACGGGATTACCGCGAACAAAGAAGTCTGCGAAAGCTACGTCTATAACTCGATTGGTATCGTCACCTACCTTAACCCGTTCATCGGCCACCACAACGGCGATATCGTCGGTAAAATTTGTGCCGAAACCGGTAAGAGCGTGCGTGAAGTAGTGCTGGAACGTGGCCTGTTGACCGAGGCAGAACTGGACGATATTTTCTCGCCGCAGAACCTGATGCACCCGGCCTATAAAGCAAAACGTTATACCGATGAAAGCGAACAGTAA
- a CDS encoding anaerobic C4-dicarboxylate transporter, whose protein sequence is MFGAELVIVLLAIYLGARLGGIGIGFAGGFGVLVLTLIFQIKPGAIPFDVIEIIMAVIAAIAAMQIAGGMDYLVSLAERLLRRHPKYITFLAPLVTWFMTILAGTGHTAFSTLPVITEVAKEQGIRPSRPLSIAVVASQIAITASPISAAVVFFAGILEPMGVSYLTLLAICIPVTLIAVMLTAIVCNFLGCELKDDPVYQERLAKGEVRLRGSKVFELKPHAKRSVLLFLIGIVAVMFYATAISDTVGLIQNPVLPRNEAIVVFMLTIATLICVTCKVDTGEILNASTFKSGMSACVCVLGVAWLGDTFVKAHIADIQGIAGDLLQNYPWLLAVVLFFAATLLYSQAATTKALMPAALMLGVTPLTAIASFAAVSALFVLPTYPTLLAAVEMDDTGSTRIGKYVFNHAFLIPGVIAIALCVIFGFIFGGLIL, encoded by the coding sequence ATGTTTGGAGCAGAACTGGTCATTGTGCTTCTTGCCATCTATTTAGGGGCAAGACTTGGGGGGATAGGCATCGGCTTTGCCGGCGGCTTCGGCGTGCTGGTGCTGACGCTTATTTTTCAAATTAAACCGGGCGCGATACCCTTTGACGTTATCGAGATCATCATGGCGGTTATCGCCGCAATTGCCGCGATGCAAATTGCCGGTGGTATGGACTATCTCGTCAGCCTCGCCGAGCGCCTTCTGCGTCGGCACCCAAAATACATTACGTTCCTCGCGCCGCTGGTCACCTGGTTTATGACTATCCTTGCCGGTACCGGGCATACCGCATTCTCTACGCTGCCGGTGATCACCGAAGTAGCAAAAGAACAGGGCATCCGTCCTTCCCGCCCGCTGTCTATCGCCGTGGTCGCCTCGCAGATTGCGATTACCGCCTCGCCGATTTCCGCTGCGGTTGTGTTCTTCGCCGGCATCCTTGAGCCAATGGGCGTGAGCTACCTGACCCTGCTGGCCATCTGTATTCCGGTCACCCTGATTGCCGTAATGCTCACCGCGATCGTCTGTAACTTCCTGGGCTGCGAACTGAAAGACGACCCGGTGTACCAGGAACGTCTGGCAAAAGGCGAAGTGCGCCTGCGTGGCAGCAAGGTGTTTGAGCTGAAGCCGCACGCTAAACGTTCGGTGCTGCTGTTCCTGATCGGTATTGTGGCGGTGATGTTCTACGCAACGGCCATCAGCGATACCGTCGGTCTGATTCAGAACCCGGTGCTGCCGCGTAACGAAGCCATTGTGGTGTTTATGCTGACTATCGCCACGCTGATTTGCGTCACCTGTAAAGTGGACACCGGTGAAATCCTCAACGCCAGCACGTTTAAATCCGGCATGAGCGCCTGCGTGTGCGTGCTGGGCGTCGCGTGGCTTGGCGATACCTTCGTGAAGGCGCACATCGCTGATATTCAGGGTATTGCGGGCGACCTGCTGCAAAACTACCCGTGGCTGCTGGCGGTGGTGCTGTTCTTTGCGGCCACTCTGCTGTATTCCCAGGCGGCGACCACCAAGGCCCTGATGCCTGCGGCGCTGATGCTGGGCGTTACGCCGCTGACCGCGATTGCGTCCTTTGCGGCAGTGTCTGCGCTGTTCGTTCTGCCAACCTATCCAACGCTGCTGGCAGCGGTAGAAATGGACGACACCGGCTCGACCCGTATCGGTAAATACGTCTTCAACCACGCGTTCCTGATCCCGGGCGTGATTGCCATCGCCCTGTGCGTGATTTTTGGGTTTATCTTCGGTGGGTTAATCCTCTAA
- the cutA gene encoding divalent cation tolerance protein CutA — protein sequence MSTPDAVVVLCTAPDEATAQDLAAKVLAEKLAACVTLLPGATSLYYWEGKLEQEYEVQMLLKTDLTHQQALLDCLKAHHPYQTPELLVLPVTHADVDYLSWLNASLR from the coding sequence ATGAGCACTCCCGACGCTGTAGTGGTTCTCTGTACTGCTCCGGATGAAGCGACCGCCCAGGATCTGGCGGCCAAAGTGCTGGCGGAAAAATTAGCCGCCTGCGTGACCCTGCTACCCGGCGCGACATCGCTATACTATTGGGAGGGGAAGCTCGAACAAGAGTATGAAGTTCAAATGCTGCTCAAAACCGACCTTACCCACCAGCAGGCGTTGCTGGACTGCCTCAAGGCGCACCACCCGTACCAAACGCCAGAACTGTTAGTATTACCCGTTACTCACGCAGATGTTGATTATCTCTCATGGCTCAACGCATCCTTACGCTGA